The proteins below come from a single Treponema phagedenis genomic window:
- a CDS encoding ABC transporter ATP-binding protein has product MIEVKNAKKKYSKEVQIGPLTINIPEAGITSLVGPNGAGKSTMLLMIGRLLGLDEGQILVAGLDTVSANSEALAKVLAVLRQENLFVTRLTVRQLVGFGRFPYTKGRLNKVDEKIISKYIDFLGLTDLENRYLDELSGGQRQRAYVAMVLCQDTDYLLLDEPLNNLDVSRSVQMLTHLRHAADEFGKTIVMVLHDINFAARYSDRICCMKEGRIVEFGTPAEVMQGEKLSKIFETKIEIIQGPYGPIAIY; this is encoded by the coding sequence ATGATCGAAGTAAAAAATGCAAAAAAGAAATATTCTAAAGAGGTTCAAATCGGACCGCTTACAATTAATATACCGGAGGCGGGTATTACTTCGCTGGTGGGACCGAACGGTGCGGGAAAATCTACAATGCTGCTTATGATTGGCAGACTTTTGGGTCTTGATGAAGGGCAGATTTTAGTTGCGGGCTTGGACACGGTGAGCGCTAACTCGGAAGCCTTGGCAAAGGTTCTTGCCGTGCTGCGGCAGGAAAATCTTTTTGTAACCCGCCTTACTGTGCGCCAGTTGGTCGGCTTCGGGCGTTTCCCGTACACAAAGGGAAGACTCAATAAAGTAGATGAAAAGATTATCTCAAAATATATTGACTTTTTGGGATTGACAGATTTGGAAAACCGCTATCTTGACGAGCTTTCAGGCGGACAGCGTCAGCGCGCATACGTTGCCATGGTGCTCTGTCAAGACACGGATTATCTTTTGCTGGATGAGCCGCTCAATAATTTGGATGTTTCCCGGTCGGTGCAAATGCTTACCCATCTTCGCCATGCCGCAGACGAATTCGGCAAAACTATTGTTATGGTTTTGCATGATATTAACTTTGCTGCCCGCTATTCCGACAGAATATGCTGCATGAAAGAAGGCAGGATTGTTGAATTCGGCACGCCTGCGGAAGTTATGCAAGGCGAAAAACTAAGCAAAATCTTTGAAACTAAAATAGAGATTATACAAGGCCCATACGGACCGATTGCAATATATTAG